Proteins from a genomic interval of Ictalurus furcatus strain D&B chromosome 2, Billie_1.0, whole genome shotgun sequence:
- the fzd2 gene encoding frizzled-2, with protein METSGSSAAFLTLLLSSCLVSVSAQYQGDHGPMPEHGFCQPITIPLCTDIAYNQTIMPNLVGHYNQDDAGLEVHQFYPLVKVQCSPELKFFLCSMYAPVCTVLEKAIPPCRSICERAKHGCEALMNKFGFQWPERLRCENFPVLGDGQICVGQNDSAATVAPAHVPAAGTPGVHLYSTPDRPFRCPPSLKVPSYLNYKFLGEVDCGAPCESSRTHGAYMFFTDQEIEFARVWILVWSCLCCASTLFTVTTYLVDMQRFKYPERPIIFLSGCYTMVSIAYITGYFLGDKVACNGSFEGSYKTIVQGTKREGCTILFMMLYFFSMASSIWWVVLSLTWFLAAGMKWGHEAIEANSQYFHLAAWAVPAVKTISILAMGQIDGDVLSGVCFVGLSNIDPLRGFVLAPLFIYLFIGTSFLLAGFVSLFRIRTIMKHDGTKTEKLERLMVRIGVFSVLYTVPATIVIACFFYEQAFRGHWERSWISTHCKTLAIPCPMQPAPRMSPDFTVYMIKYLMTLIVGITSGFWIWSGKTLHSWRKFYTRLTSGQHGETTV; from the coding sequence ATGGAGACTAGTGGGAGCTCGGCTGCCTTCTTGACATTGCTGCTGTCCTCCTGCCTGGTCTCAGTGTCTGCTCAGTACCAAGGAGATCACGGACCCATGCCCGAGCACGGATTCTGTCAGCCGATCACTATTCCACTTTGCACAGACATTGCCTACAACCAAACCATCATGCCGAACTTGGTCGGACACTACAACCAAGATGACGCCGGCTTGGAGGTCCACCAGTTTTATCCGCTTGTCAAGGTACAGTGTTCTCCAGAGCTCAAGTTTTTCCTCTGTTCCATGTATGCGCCTGTCTGCACCGTTTTGGAAAAAGCCATTCCCCCTTGTCGGTCTATATGTGAAAGAGCGAAGCACGGCTGCGAGGCGCTCATGAACAAGTTCGGGTTTCAGTGGCCGGAGCGCCTGAGGTGTGAGAACTTCCCCGTGTTGGGAGATGGTCAGATATGCGTTGGGCAGAATGATTCGGCGGCCACCGTGGCACCCGCACACGTGCCGGCAGCAGGCACTCCTGGGGTCCATTTATACTCCACGCCAGATAGGCCATTCCGCTGCCCACCGTCTCTCAAGGTCCCGTCCTATCTTAACTACAAGTTCCTCGGGGAGGTGGACTGTGGCGCCCCATGTGAGTCATCCAGGACTCATGGAGCCTACATGTTCTTCACCGACCAGGAGATTGAATTTGCTCGCGTTTGGATTCTAGTCTGGTCGTGCTTATGCTGTGCGTCCACACTTTTTACCGTGACCACATATCTAGTGGATATGCAGCGTTTTAAGTATCCCGAGCGCCCCATCATTTTTCTGTCCGGCTGCTACACCATGGTGTCCATCGCGTACATTACTGGCTATTTCCTGGGAGACAAAGTGGCATGCAACGGGAGCTTTGAAGGCAGCTATAAGACAATAGTCCAAGGCACGAAAAGGGAGGGCTGCACCATCCTCTTCATGATGCTATATTTCTTCAGCATGGCATCCTCCATATGGTGGGTTGTTCTGTCCTTGACTTGGTTCCTTGCTGCAGGGATGAAGTGGGGACATGAAGCCATTGAGGCCAACTCGCAGTACTTCCACTTGGCGGCTTGGGCCGTGCCGGCGGTGAAGACCATCAGCATCCTGGCCATGGGACAGATCGATGGCGATGTTCTGAGCGGTGTTTGCTTCGTAGGCCTGAGCAACATTGACCCTCTGCGTGGTTTCGTCCTGGCACCATTGTTCATCTACCTCTTCATCGGCACGTCCTTCCTGCTGGCGGGCTTCGTATCTCTGTTCCGCATCCGTACTATCATGAAACATGACGGAACCAAGACGGAAAAGCTGGAGCGTCTTATGGTGCGCATCGGCGTCTTCTCCGTGCTCTACACGGTGCCGGCCACCATCGTCATCGCTTGCTTCTTCTACGAGCAGGCCTTCCGTGGGCACTGGGAGCGCAGCTGGATCAGCACACACTGCAAGACCCTGGCTATCCCGTGTCCCATGCAGCCCGCACCACGCATGAGCCCCGACTTCACCGTCTACATGATCAAATACCTCATGACCCTCATCGTAGGCATCACCTCTGGTTTCTGGATCTGGTCCGGGAAAACGCTGCACTCGTGGAGGAAGTTCTACACGCGCCTGACCAGCGGACAACACGGCGAGACCACGGTGTAG